In bacterium, one genomic interval encodes:
- a CDS encoding DUF4349 domain-containing protein yields the protein MDISKMKKIALYLLLGVGAIVFVFVGNFYATPKYESPGSSSNLGIDDSVFGGSYATPSFERGDFAPAPMMNAGSSAKSGASQTANPSALADRKVVKVGALAVLVKKTEEAAEKVKSIAGALGGFVDGANIYNVSETSKEGTVTIRVPADKFDDAMQKLKEIAIKVDKEEIGAADVTEQFVDMEARLKNLKAEEAQYLKVLSEARKVEDILSVSERLFATRGNIERLEGQLKYLSSQIAMSSITVSLTEEADVQLFGIRWRPLFALKQGFRNMLSGLTGYIDAMIAFLFVLPELVLWLMTFVAGVWVAWRAFRFVKRKFFTPAV from the coding sequence ATGGATATCTCAAAAATGAAAAAGATAGCCCTGTATCTGCTTTTGGGGGTCGGAGCGATAGTGTTCGTCTTTGTGGGAAATTTCTACGCAACGCCGAAATACGAATCGCCTGGAAGCTCAAGCAATCTGGGAATTGACGATAGCGTTTTCGGGGGATCGTATGCGACTCCTTCATTCGAGCGGGGAGATTTTGCGCCTGCACCCATGATGAACGCGGGGTCTTCGGCCAAGAGCGGGGCAAGTCAGACGGCAAACCCATCCGCTCTGGCGGATAGGAAAGTGGTGAAAGTGGGCGCGCTTGCGGTTCTGGTGAAAAAGACGGAAGAGGCGGCGGAGAAGGTCAAATCTATTGCCGGGGCGCTCGGCGGATTCGTGGATGGCGCGAACATTTATAACGTCTCGGAAACCTCCAAGGAGGGGACCGTTACCATTCGGGTCCCGGCCGACAAGTTTGACGATGCGATGCAAAAGCTTAAGGAGATAGCGATAAAGGTGGACAAAGAAGAAATAGGCGCCGCCGATGTCACCGAACAGTTTGTGGATATGGAAGCGCGGCTCAAAAATCTTAAGGCCGAAGAAGCGCAGTATTTGAAAGTGTTGAGCGAGGCCCGCAAGGTAGAGGATATCTTGAGCGTTTCGGAGCGTTTATTCGCTACGCGCGGCAACATTGAGCGCCTTGAAGGACAACTGAAGTATCTGTCCAGCCAAATAGCCATGTCCTCCATTACCGTTTCGCTTACCGAAGAAGCGGATGTGCAGTTGTTCGGCATCCGCTGGCGGCCGCTGTTTGCGCTTAAGCAGGGATTCCGGAACATGTTGAGCGGCCTTACCGGCTACATTGACGCGATGATAGCTTTCCTATTCGTACTGCCGGAGCTTGTGTTGTGGCTTATGACGTTCGTCGCGGGGGTGTGGGTGGCATGGAGGGCGTTCCGCTTCGTGAAGAGGAAATTCTTTACTCCCGCCGTCTAG